A region of the Candidatus Binataceae bacterium genome:
CTGGAGGAGGCGGGATCGAGATCGAGTACGTTGAGCGCATCATGGCGCCCATGAGCCTGACCGAGAGCAGCCTGGGGATCGAAGCTAACCACGTAGGCTAGTTTTTCGGGCGGGGCTTGCGAGGCCTGACGGGCCGAAGGATAAAAACTGGGATCGGGTTTCCATAGAGCCATCGAAAAAATTACTCCTTTGTGGCGGCCCACGGCCGCACCTTGGGCTTGCTCAGCGTTGATGGATGCTCACGGTCATAACCTCGGCTGCAGCGCGCGGACAGTACCCGTAAAGGCTGTGGCACAGGCATAACCGGCCGGCAGCACCGCGCCCGCGCTCATGCCCTGCTGTTTAGTTGCTTTGCGAGTCGAATTCAAGCTCGTCGCCAAGCGTGCAGGCCCGGCGTCACTCCGCCGTCGATCCTAATGTCCCGCTTCCACCGTGGCAAAAAAGTCAAACAGGGCGGCATTAAAGGCCGCCGGCTCCTCCACTGGCAGACAATGGCCGCTGCGCGGCAGGATCGACAACGCGGCGCGCGGCACGGTTCGCTTGAGCAGCAGGCCAGCATCCAGGCAATCCTCGTCTTCGTCGCCACAGATTACCAGCAGGGGCAGGCTGAGTCGGCTCAGCTCCGCTTGCATCTCCCACAGGGTGGGGCGGCGGCGCTGCACACCCAGCAGTGTCAGGGCACTGCCCAAGCCCGAATGTTCGGCTAAGCGGCTGACGAATTCAGCATAGCCGCGTGGGTCCTTGCGTTTGAAGGCTTGACGATTAGGCGCGTCGGCATACTGGGCAGCAGCGACCTTGATGTCGGCATGCGCAAACAAGTCGGCGTTGCGCTCGATCAGCTCCAGGCTGGCGGCGCGCTGGTCGGGATGAGAGGCAAAGCCGCAACCGGTGACGGTCAAGGACAGGCAGCGCTCGGGATGGAGCAGGCCGACGTGCAAGGTGGTATAGGCTCCCATCGAATGGCCCACCACATGGGCTTGGCTTATGCCCAGATGGTCCATAAGCGCAATCACGTCTTGGCGCGCCAAGTCCTGCGAATAATGCAGGCCGTCGCGCGGCACATCGGAGGGCGGGTAGCCGCGCGCCGAAAAGCTCACGCAGCGATAGCGCCGACACAGCGCGCGCATTTGCAACTCCCAAGTGCGGTAATCGCCGGCGAATTCGTGGACGAACACCACCGACTTGCCCTCTCCCACTTCTTCATAATAGAGGCGGGTCCGGTCGATCGCTTCTACATATGGCATCCTGGTCTTTCCTCGAGCCGCCAACCGGGTTCAGGTCTCTGCGGTGGCGGCGAAAAATAGCAGCATCCGCGCTTCGATACTCTCGCGTGCGGGAGCCCATGGCGGCGAGGTCGGATCATCAAAGGCGGTATGGATGGTGAAGCGGGCGCGGCCGTCCAGGGCCGAATCGTAACACTTGAGCAAGACCACCTCGTCGCGTTCCATGCGCGGAAAGTAGTACCAGCGATGGTTGGGATTGAAACGTGCAGAATAAGTCTCGCCGTTGCGGTCGCGATAACGCAATTGGTTGGGAATGAGGTCTTCGGGCGCGATGGTGCGAGCGTCGCAGATTGCCAGCGGCGATTCCAACACGGGGCCTGACAGCGGCCGCCAGACGTTGATCTCGGCGAAGCGGCGGCTAAGACGCAGCTTGGCCTCGGCCGGCTCCAGCAGATCGCGTACGCGTTGGGGACCCGAATTAGCGGTATAATCGTTGTGCACGTTGCGGACCGGCTCGCGCGCCCCGCGCTCGCCTCGCTTGGCCAAGGCGGCGCAGCGCAGGGTGTGATCGAAAATCAGCACCTTCTCCGCTCCGGTCACGCTTTTGGCCAACGCTTCGATCTCCGGATAGTAGACCGCGCGCACCTCCTGTTCGTCGTAGAAATCACGCACCATAGTGGGACTGCGCAGCAACATGAAGCCCTGGCGATCCAGACTCAGCTCGTCCACCAGCGGCCGCCCATCATGGATCGGCTGCGGGCGAGGATCGTGGCGAACGTTGGTCATCGGCACCCCAGCCGGCGGTGCATAACGATAGCTGTAGGGCGCTTCGTCCATCTCGCCCAGGTAATTGAGCGGCGCGGTTATCTGCGAGGCTACCTGGCTGGCCATGTTCTCTCTCCTCGCCCGGCGAAGCCGGAGCTTGGCGTTATCTTGCAGCTTTACAAAGCGCGGACGCTTTGGCAAAGCGTCAGACGTCGCATTGTTGCGTTAGCCCGATGGCAGCGTCAGGCGCGGCCACGTCCGCAATCGCACCTTGACAATCGCGAACCCCACCTTGTAGCGTACGTGCAATTCGGCAATTGCTCCGTGGGGATGGATCAATTGCAGATGGCCACCGCTTGTTACAGTGGGGGCGTAGGGGTCAGCCATAGCGTGCGATACGTGCGAGCTTTCTGCCGGAGCGAGAGGCCTACGGCTCGAAGCTTGGGGTCGGGAACGGTCGTTACCCACTGGGGGAACAAAGTTTGCCGCACATGCTGGTCAGAATCGTACTTGCGCTGAGCATCATTGGCGCGGTGGTCGCATTGCCACCCGCCGACGCCATGGAGGCGCTGCACGCACCTCCTCCGATAGCCACTAGCATCGCCGGCAATTCGGACTGGAATCACTCCGACGAGCTTTCCGTCTATCTCAATCTGGGCTTCGGGCCGGTTAAATTAAAGCCGGTAACGTTGCTGCTCAAACCTGCGGCTTTTCGCGAGCCGCGCGAGCGTGCTGGTGGCCTGTTTGCCAATCCGGTGCTGCGCCCGATGACGCCGCGACGAGTGGCTCGGGGCGAAGATGGCGATTGCTCGTTTCCTTCGCGCCAGAGTCATTTGCAACCCTTGGACAGCAAACGCATCTGAGAAGAATAACTAGCGGGGGATAGTAGGATGAATAGACTGATTAGTCTGGTAGTCGCGGTGGGACTACTGGCAATCGCTGGGCTCGGTACCGCCAACGCCGACCCTTTCGCAAAAATCCCGGTTGGCACCGTCATAACCAAAGCCAACTGTCAGCAATACCTCGATCACATGACCGAGGTGTTGGGGCATGAATGCACCATGAACCAGGTGCAACTCAGCATGCCTGCCGATTATCAAATCGTAATCAAACCCACGGTTTCTTATCCGGTCCCGCACAGCTTCTGGGACGCAACCGAGAAATACAGCAAGCAGGTAACGTTGGAGCCCACCGGCGACGGCAGTTATCGGATGAAGGGCTATGTGGCCGGAATGCCCTTTCCCACTCTGGACATGAAGGACCCGCTGGCCGGCTTCAAGCTGATGTACGACGCCTATTTCCAGTACCAGCCGGCGATGATGTCCGGAGATGGGCTGCACACCATCTCCATTGATCGTTATGGCAATCGGTCCGACACCCTGGGATGGATCGGCAACTATGTCCTGTCGCATAACAGCGATCCGGCCTATCCAATGGTTATTCCAGGCTCGCCTGGAGACAAGGATGGCGTATACTTTGCCAGCTCGATTGAACAGGAATTTCCGACTCAGATTCAGTATTTATCGGGTTTGGAATGGGACTACAGCGATCCCGATCGGATCCCGGAGAACTATGCCTTCATTCCCAGTATCCGGCGGGTGCTACAACTATCTCAGGCCGCGCGCTGCGCCCCCTTTACCGCCTCTTCCAATTTCAGCTACGACGACCACTCGCGCATCCAACTGCCGCCGGTCTGGTTCAAAGCCCAATTCCTGGGCGCCAAGCAGGAGATCACCTATGTGGTACCGCCCAATCGCCTGATCGAGGCCACCAAGGAGAGCAACTGGGACATCCATTACGGAATCTGGCCCAAGGACTCCTTGGGCGGCCATTGGGAAGTGCGCGTGTGGTATCAGCTCGCCACGCAGCGCTTGCCGCGCTACGCCGCGGGTTACTGCGAAGCCAACCATTACATCTGGCTGGATAAAGAGCAGGTGATGACCATCGCCTACGACGATTTCGATCAGAATGGCAAGTACTGGCGCGGACAGTACAACTACAATCCCGCCAAGCCCGTTCCTGGAGGGGGGTATTCCTTCTACAGCGGGCTGTGGGCCCATCTCAACCCCGATGTCCAGAACGTGGACAATTCTTCGACCTTTCCCTTCGTGAACTGGTGGTTCAATCAAGAAGTGCCTAAGCGCTTCCTCAATCTGGACCGCTACGCGACGCCGGGCGGCCTCAACCAGATCGTCCAATAGTGTGGCTGAATACCGAGAGGGTGGGTGCGTAAGCTCCCACCCTCTCGGTTTATTTTTCCGCTTGCCGGCTAACCCAACCAGCCGCCTTGCGGCGAGCGCTCTACCGTACTGCCGCAGGTCGAGCCACAATGCGGGCAGACATACTCGTACTTGTCGCCGGTGGGCAAAACCAGCAGCAGACGCTTGCGCACGGGCACCGCGACTCGGCATTTGGGACAGGCCAAGAGGGTAGCTTCCATACGCTCAAAAGCTTGTTTAGGCGCCTGCGTCATAGGCCAAAAATTAATCACCTCGGGCCGGCTCTTCAAGGCTCATCTCAAAGCGCACGCCATTGTGTGCGGCGGCGGCAGGCGGGTAAGATCGCTCCGGGTCATCCGCCATGGACCACGCACCTATCGATAATGCTGGCTGGACTCCCAGGTTTTATCTGGAAACCTACGGCTGCCAGATGAACGTCGCCGATTCTCAACTGATCGGCGGCCAGTTGCGGCGCGCCGGTTATATCAGCGTGGATGCGCCCGAACAGGCCGACGTCATCCTGCTCAACACCTGCGCGATTCGCGAACACGCCGAGGAGCGGGTGCTGAGCCGGCTATCGGAGCTGGCCCGGCTCAAGGAGCGGCAACCCGCGCTGCGCCTAGGGCTGGTAGGCTGCATGGCTCAAAACAATCGCGCCGCGCTGCTCAGCAAGGCACCTTACCTGGACCTGGTCGCAGGCCCCGATGCTTATCGCCAGTTGCCTCGGATGCTGGCCGACGCCGGTTTCGATCCGGTAGTCGACGTACGCCTGGACCGTAACGAGACTTACGCCGATCTCGACCCAGATTGGGAAAGCGGCGTGCGCGCTTATGTGACTATCATGCGCGGATGCGACCGATTTTGTGCCTTCTGCGTCGTCCCTTATGTCCGCGGGCGCGAACGCAGCGTGCCAATAGCCGCGCTGATGGCACAATTGCGTGTACTGGCCCGACGCGGAGTCAGGGAAGTGGTCCTGCTGGGACAGACCGTCAACGCCTATCGCGACGAGGCGGTGGACTTCGCCGCCCTCTTGCATGCCGCGGCCGGCGTGGAGGGTATTGAACGCATCCGTTTCACCTCACCCCATCCTTGCGACATGAGTCCGGCGGTGATCGAGGCGATGGCGAGCGAAGCCAAGGTTCAGCCTTATTTGCATCTGCCGGTGCAATCGGGATCGGATCGGATGCTGGCTGCGATGGGGCGAGGCTATGGCGTGCAGGAATATCTCGCGCTGGTCGCACGCCTACGCGCCGCCATTCCCGATCTCGCGCTTTCCACCGATCTGATCGTGGGCTTTTGCGAGGAAAGCGCGGAAGATTTTGACGCCACCTTGGAATTGATGCGCACCGTGCAGTTCGATTCCGCCTTTACCTTCAAATATTCCCGCCGCCCGCATACCCGCGCCGCCGCACGCCCCGATTCAGTCAGCGAGACCGAGAAGGCGCGCCGGCTGGCCGCCGTAATCGAGCTTCAGGAGCGCATTTCCGCGCAGCGCAACCAGGCTTGGGTGGGTCAGGTCTGTCAGGTGCTGGTGGAAGGAGCAGCCCGGCGCGGCGACGGGCTGCTGATGGGTAAAACACCGCAGTTCAAAACCGCGGTCTTCTCCACCCCGAGCCAGATAGCTCCCGGTACCACCGTGGCGGTACGAATCGAGTCAGCCACCAGCCATTCGCTGCTCGGCCGCGCGCTTTTGTAAGGATCGTTCGACGAAGCCCTGCCCTGCTCCTGCCGACCGGTCTTCAGGAGCCTTGCGGTCGTCAGTGGCGCGGCTAGATTGCACCCCCGTGTCCGATCGGCGGGCACGATGACTGGCACCACTGAGGCGGTGCTGAGCGCTCCGCCGCGCGTATTTTGACATCCCCACTGGTTCCCAACCTGATTGACACTCTTCGAGGCCGGCCTTAAGCTTAGGCGCCTAAGGGTCTTGCCCTGCGGAGGCGTAATGGAGATCAGAGTAGAAGGCTCCCTGGATCAGGCCATGCGGGTGCTCAAGCGCAAGCTGGCCAAAGAGGGGGTTTTCAAAGAGATGAAAAAGCGGGCTTTTTACGAAAAGCCCAGCGTTCGACGCAAGCGCAAGCGCTCCGAAGCCCAACGTCGCCGGCGCAAGGAACAACGCCGTCGCCGCGCCGCCACTGTTTAGCATCCGCGATTTTCCAGCCATATCCCCCGCGTGATAGCGGGTGACCACTCGGCGATAGGCGAGCACAGCCAGCGTGTTCGGTTGGCGGCGCATGGCCTCGCCCGCGCGTATTTGATCGATAAGCGTGCTGGAGGCCATTCGCGGCTTCGGTTCCATTGATAACGGCAGCGCCCGGCTATTCCCCACACCCGGCGCGCGACCACGCAAGGCTGAGCCCTTGGAAGGAACGATGACGAGGCAGCCGGCTTAACCCTCCACCACCGAGGCTTAATGGAAGCTTGGCTACCCCGAGCGCGGTTGCCAAGTAAAGACTATTTGGCTTGCCCGCAGATAGTAATCTAATTCGAAGTGAGGTAGCCCGTGCGCTTGGCGTTCGTCGCGGAAGCTCTGAATTAGTTGGTATAGCAATGGCCGCAGCGCGCTGGCCGCCAGTTCTCCGGCTTCGGCTCGCGCCATCGCGTGATGTAAAGCCACTGGTAGGCAGGTGGAACTGCGATGGGCGGCCAAGGCATCCGGAGTCAGGGTTAGACGGCCGCAGCCCAGACAGAGCACGACCTGGGTCAAGCCCAGCGCCGCTTCGGCCATCGCCTGCTCCAGCGCGTCGCTGCCAATCACGGCCTCGATCCACGATTCCTGGGCTCGTTTGAAGGAAAAGCGTCGAATCGCACGGGCCAATTCGCGCATGAAGGCCTCATGCGCAACCGGCTCGGCCGCCGTAATCATGTTGTCGTCGATGCGTACCTTCGAGCCCAGTTCCTGGAGCAGAAACCCTCGCAGATTGAGCGGCAGGTAGGTTTCCATCTTGAGCGTCGGCGTAAGCGAGGCTGGCGCTGGAGTGGCATGGTAGGCTGCGCTCTGACGAGTTTCCAGCGTGCGAAGCGCGCTGGAATTAGGGGCACAGACAAGCAACGCCGTCGACGATGATGGCGCCGGCTGGGGTTCCAACCGCGCCGATCTTAATGACCGGCGCACCGATGGTCCATCTCTCAAAGGCTGCTTCCTCCCTATCGAGGCACCGGCCAGGCCAGCCAGCCCAGGCATACCTGCGTGGGCTGGGCAACTAACTGCCGCGCAGGTCGCGACCAACTGTCGGCGTCAAGACCCGCAAAATTTAAAACTGAGAGCAATAACTGGGAAGCTGCCCGCCGAGCGGGCAAAGGCGTCGTGCGGCTAACGCTGCAACTCGGCCAACGACTCATAAGAGTCCCTGCCAGCAGCGCGTGCATCGCAATGACTTGATGGCTCGTTTTATCATCGCATAGCCAACCGCCATCGCGCCCCCAATCCGCTAACCGCGACCCCATGCGCATGGCACGGAACTATTGTGTAGCGCGCGGCGAAGGCTAGAGCAATCAAGTAGCAGTATGGGAATAACAAGCATTGTGCTTGACAAAATTATGAATCCGTGACTATTGGCCACCCCAGCGTAAACCTTTCGCCCCACTTTTAAAGCACCAAAGCGCTATCCCGTTCATTATACAACCTTGATAGGGCACGGCCGCTCATGTACAAAACTGACTTCTGGGCGCTTTCACTGCTGAAAGCTATTCTTAAAGACAGAGCTTCATTCAAGCCACGGGTTTCGTGGCTCAGGGCGCTGGCAGCGAATCCAAACTGCCCTGAAAATAACGCCTCAGTTGTCGCACTCGGGCCCGGCGCGCGATTCAGGGCCATAGCTGGTGGGCCATCTCGACCACCAGCCGTAGCTTGGCGGCCTGTGCTCCTTCGCTAAGCGGATTGCCTTCCCAAGTCGAGCTGAAGCCGCATTGGGTCGATAGTCCGAGCTGTTCGCGCGGAAAGTAGCGCGCCGCCTCTTCGATCCGCTTGGCGATCACGGCAGCAGACTCCAGCGTTTCCTGCTTGGTTGAGATAAGGCCCAAGATTAGTCGCTTGTCCTGGGGCAGGTCGCGCAGCGGTTCAAAGCCACCTGCGCGCCAGTCGTCGTACTCCAGCAGAAAGACGCTGAAATTGGTGGCACGGGTAAAGGCTTCTCGCGAGATGGCTTCGTAGCCGCCCTCGGCCACGTAATAGCCCTCGTTGTTGCCGCGA
Encoded here:
- a CDS encoding alpha/beta hydrolase, yielding MPYVEAIDRTRLYYEEVGEGKSVVFVHEFAGDYRTWELQMRALCRRYRCVSFSARGYPPSDVPRDGLHYSQDLARQDVIALMDHLGISQAHVVGHSMGAYTTLHVGLLHPERCLSLTVTGCGFASHPDQRAASLELIERNADLFAHADIKVAAAQYADAPNRQAFKRKDPRGYAEFVSRLAEHSGLGSALTLLGVQRRRPTLWEMQAELSRLSLPLLVICGDEDEDCLDAGLLLKRTVPRAALSILPRSGHCLPVEEPAAFNAALFDFFATVEAGH
- a CDS encoding CmcJ/NvfI family oxidoreductase, with product MASQVASQITAPLNYLGEMDEAPYSYRYAPPAGVPMTNVRHDPRPQPIHDGRPLVDELSLDRQGFMLLRSPTMVRDFYDEQEVRAVYYPEIEALAKSVTGAEKVLIFDHTLRCAALAKRGERGAREPVRNVHNDYTANSGPQRVRDLLEPAEAKLRLSRRFAEINVWRPLSGPVLESPLAICDARTIAPEDLIPNQLRYRDRNGETYSARFNPNHRWYYFPRMERDEVVLLKCYDSALDGRARFTIHTAFDDPTSPPWAPARESIEARMLLFFAATAET
- a CDS encoding DUF1329 domain-containing protein, which encodes MNRLISLVVAVGLLAIAGLGTANADPFAKIPVGTVITKANCQQYLDHMTEVLGHECTMNQVQLSMPADYQIVIKPTVSYPVPHSFWDATEKYSKQVTLEPTGDGSYRMKGYVAGMPFPTLDMKDPLAGFKLMYDAYFQYQPAMMSGDGLHTISIDRYGNRSDTLGWIGNYVLSHNSDPAYPMVIPGSPGDKDGVYFASSIEQEFPTQIQYLSGLEWDYSDPDRIPENYAFIPSIRRVLQLSQAARCAPFTASSNFSYDDHSRIQLPPVWFKAQFLGAKQEITYVVPPNRLIEATKESNWDIHYGIWPKDSLGGHWEVRVWYQLATQRLPRYAAGYCEANHYIWLDKEQVMTIAYDDFDQNGKYWRGQYNYNPAKPVPGGGYSFYSGLWAHLNPDVQNVDNSSTFPFVNWWFNQEVPKRFLNLDRYATPGGLNQIVQ
- the miaB gene encoding tRNA (N6-isopentenyl adenosine(37)-C2)-methylthiotransferase MiaB, translated to MDHAPIDNAGWTPRFYLETYGCQMNVADSQLIGGQLRRAGYISVDAPEQADVILLNTCAIREHAEERVLSRLSELARLKERQPALRLGLVGCMAQNNRAALLSKAPYLDLVAGPDAYRQLPRMLADAGFDPVVDVRLDRNETYADLDPDWESGVRAYVTIMRGCDRFCAFCVVPYVRGRERSVPIAALMAQLRVLARRGVREVVLLGQTVNAYRDEAVDFAALLHAAAGVEGIERIRFTSPHPCDMSPAVIEAMASEAKVQPYLHLPVQSGSDRMLAAMGRGYGVQEYLALVARLRAAIPDLALSTDLIVGFCEESAEDFDATLELMRTVQFDSAFTFKYSRRPHTRAAARPDSVSETEKARRLAAVIELQERISAQRNQAWVGQVCQVLVEGAARRGDGLLMGKTPQFKTAVFSTPSQIAPGTTVAVRIESATSHSLLGRALL
- the rpsU gene encoding 30S ribosomal protein S21; protein product: MEIRVEGSLDQAMRVLKRKLAKEGVFKEMKKRAFYEKPSVRRKRKRSEAQRRRRKEQRRRRAATV